CACATCTTGGGTAACAATATTTTGGTTTAACATTGGTAAGTTTGGAAGTTTCAAAACCTTTTTGTTTTGCTgtaaaatttggacttggaacCTTAATAATGGGTTTAGGTTAGTCTTGTTTACAAAGTTTGGAAGCGAGTTCAACTTAAACTTCAGCTTTGGAACTTTGATCCAAGATTATTCCATTCTAAGGAGAAGATAAACTTGTTAGTTATCTTGGGCTTAAGTCTGAAGTaaataatcttactactggaactaccCACAAGCCAACATTAGATATATGCCAGTATGATAAACCTGACATTAGATATATGCCAATATGATAAATGAATGATATGACAGAATAACAACATGATGGACTGacagaatgacagcatgatggactgatagtatagtatgaccAATGTATGTTCTGGTATGAGATCTGTgtacatagacacttgaatgctagtatgagatggtatgtgattCCATATGTTGAGGATTGTAAGActagttacaaggataattttgactgtTATGAGATTTAATAGACtgtttagaaaaaatatatgagcatgtgataatatgacGAAACACgttaatgtatgagcatgatttagatttttatgaaatatatattaaaaggacGATTGGGCATaaccctaaattatgagttaagtgACACCACTACGgaaatgtcttaaagttaggtgaaagttggagcattttgttgatgtacttgtttatgtgatttattataAAAGTGCGTAagttatatgatgtattatgaaatttcaaatgtttgattgttacatgagttagtgcgtgaaagtgatgtactagagtaGATCTATTAATACTAGATTAATTACGTATGTTGAGATTAACTAGTCTGACTTTGAtcaggagattttagaggattCATGATTAAGTGAATGTTATATGAATATGAAGTTgatgcaatctcttttcctttctagACTATGTGGCTGCCTGAAAGTGATGCACGTCTAAAGAtgctagtacatgaaagagatgtactaggatTGGTgcgtatgaaagtgatacatactcAGAGGGTACTGAAGTGTACAAAAGAGGtatatacataactagatgtacgaaagaggtacatgtTTAGtaggttatgtgtatacaaaagaggtgtatacgtaaccatgtgtatgaaagaggtacacattaagtgggttatgtgtatacaaaagaggtgtatgcataaccatgtgtatgaaagaggtacacattaagtgggttatgtgtatacaaaagaggtgtatgcataaccatgtgtatgtaagagattgtgtttccttcgaaattcactagaggttgcgagtcctacgggacttactggaggtagtggacatacttaattatagtaggatagaaataagtttttcatgcATGTATGAGTCTCATGAGAACTAGATCAATTTATATAttccactagaggtaggcatctagaggacatagatgcctagcctgaccctagtaatgggttacttactgagtattttatactcacaaTTTCTCATGTTtttgtttcaggtaaggatagggatgcaccggcgatggacaagcggaattcatgatcgagccactaggactagtttttatgcttccgcatcatgagatttaaagttcttttcacgtttctcttaatttttaattttgatgtttaaaacttacttttaagaatcgtttttcagatttatttattattttttatgatttatgggtacattactattgttttagtatttgaatttaatggaaGTCTTTTGAAATtaccgagtgtcgttttgagttacatgcatgcatgtatttagtaacggtctAACTTAAGTTATAGGGAATCGGGTCGTTACaccaaacacagacaataattaccaactcaactctctgTTTTTATCGTGCATCAAACACCCTTTTATATTTGTGATTGTAGCCTATTGCGATTAATCTATCAATGAAATCATATTACGTTTAtactaatttttattaaaatttatgaatggACAAACGTACCTCCATACAATGGCAATGGTATGTAAGAAAATTTACAACGATaatggtagttttttttttcttttttttttttcatggtttCTAATACATTTGCCTtggtatttaattttaaattaattgaaatgcCAGCAAACTTACGTTGTTGATTAGATATATGActgattgaaaaagaaaaaggaaaaaatactaTTAGCACATGTtagaataaaagaatgcaaaGACCAATCAAGTAGCAGCATTAAGACATTTAAGCAAGACTCCACCACATCATCAGTCCAAAAGGAATTGAAGAATattaaaagagaaagaaaaggctATTTAGCGAATCTATTTTCGGTTACTCCAGGCCCTTTGGATAGCTGACACTTGGAAGATTGTGTGAACATattaattctttattcttttattaattgtgtAAATCAAAAACCCCAAGGGTTCTTGTACAAAGGATATAAATCATCCTCCTCTGTATCAGTGCAAAGATATAGAAAATACAAAAGGCTTTTGGGCTGCCATCCTTGTCTCTTCGATTTCTGCATTCCAACTGTACAAATCAGTGTGTTGTCATTGTCGTCAACCCATGTTGGCGGCTCTGCATGCCATGTTTCAAGTTTCGTGTCTATTTTATTGATCTGAACTGAAGAAGCTTTAAATTATTGCAGCTGCCACCGGcattaattatttcattctttcttttGGAGTGTGATTTGCCTTCTTTAGCTATGTCgaacttgaagaagaagaagaagatgatgatgatggaaGACAGAATTAGCCTTCTTCCAGATGTTCTTCTTCATCACATTCTCTCTACCTTGAACACAAAATGCGTTGTCCAAACTTGTGTTCTCTCTAAACGGTGGAAAACCCTTTGGACTCATATCCCCACTCTCAACTTTGATTACAACTCTTACTCCTCCTCATTATCATCATTCAAAGATAACGACGATGAAGCCAAAGAAAAATCGTTCAAGTACTTCATCTTCCGAGTTTTATCAAAACACTGCACCACTAACATTCATAAACTCACCTACACTACCTCTCAAAACGAAGATGAATTGGTTTTAGTTGAATTCTTGATATGCTATGCTGGATCCCGCAATGTCCAACAACTTTGCATCAATACTTACGATACTATTGGTATTTATGACTGGAATTATTGTTTTTCCGTATGTTCATCACTCATTGGATTGAAGATGGTATGTGCGTTTGTGCATGACTGGGGAGTCTTGGCCATACCATCCTTGAAAATTTTAGAGATCGAATGTGATTGGTATGAACGGGATAAGGAGGCAAATTACAAAGGAATTACAATGTTCCCTGGCTGTCCAAATTTGGAATCTTTGGTTTTGGTCGACTATCTTTTTGAGAGTTCTACTATTTCTGCTCCTAAACTTAAGAACTTGAAATTATGTGCTTCTCCCCGTATGGAATTAACTTTTCCGGAAGTTGAATTGTTTACACCAACTCTTGAAACTGTCAATTTCATCAATGTGTTGCCTATTGTCAAGTCTGATTCTGAATTTTCGTGCATACACAAAGTAGATATACAACTTAAAGACTCTATTTTTGAAAGGGTTGGCTCACAAACACAAAagttaaaatcaaatttcagaGAGTTGCTTAGTGTGTTTCATAATGCAAGGTCATTCACATTACCTTTGAAGGCAACACTGgtatattgatataatattaaatttacttcaCCCATTTACATAAGCGTTTGATCTCCACTTGTTGGTCTTTTTCAGTGATTCTTTCTTAATTAACTTTGAACTTGTTTGTTTTACAAGGTCATTTCGTTGTATGATGAACTATTTTTTCATAATATGAGTCATTTGAGGTTGAAAACAAAGGAGTCCGGCTTACTATTGGAGCATTTACTAAAAGCCCCCAAATTGAAGACCTTTGTTGTTCTCAATGAGGTAATTAAACCatgtattatttttctttttgttctatGATATGAAAGAGCATCTAACTAAATAGCTCAATTCAATTTTTGTCttgtaattgttacatattTCACATGATTTTTCAGGATAAGGAGGATATAAAGAACTGCATGGGATGATTCTTTTTTATTGAGACGTTGTCGAATGGGTTGCCATGGAGCAtgtcctttaatttttttacgcTTTCTTTTGGTGCCAATTTTCTACTTACAGTTATatatgttttaatatttattttgaactaTGGCCCTACATGGCATAAGAACTAACTCATGGCTTCTCCTCTCGTGTTTACATCTTCACAATCATAGTTTTGGATTAGGATACAAGCACACAGAATGATTTgtcatttgaatataaggtacTTTTTCTTTTGGTTGTTATTCTTCAAACGATCCGCTCTATATACTattaaaaaatctccatttgaaaCCATTCGAAAAATTTACTAGTCATGTTAAAGAACTTGTTGACAAGCTTGCTGCAGTCTGTGTTTCTCTTGAAGAAGATATTTTAGTGCATACCTTGAATGGACTTCCGGTTGAATTCAATGCCCTTTCAAACTACAATTCGAAATGGATCAGGCCAGTTTAATAATGTAGGCGCAGGTTCCTTTGATCCACGCAGCTCGGGTTCCTCTCAATGAAATGGCCTAGGTCAGCTTTTTAACCGACGAGCGTCCGAACCATTTAATGGCCCACTTCGTCATTTAAACGCAGGCGCAGTTTCTTTTCCTCAACAGGTCAGGATTCCGGTATGATGGATCCAACGGTTCTGACAGCcaaaattttgtcaaatttgtCGCTCTTGATTGCTACAATCCCATGAATTTTACCTAACAAGATCGTCATCCACCATCTCAATTTGCAACTATGATGGTAAACTCTATGAATTCTCAATCCTTTTCtgacaattttaataatttctgGCTATCGTAACGTTCATATGACAAACAAGGTGGCATATCTCAATTTATTCAACATCTGTCACGGTGGGTAATAGTAAACTTTCTACTCGTTCTCATACCTTTACTCTTTCTAAAATTCTTCATGCTCCTCACCTTGTTGCTAATCCCTTATCTCTTCGCAAATTTTATCTTAATAATAATTGTATTTTTATCTTTGATACTTGCACATTATACACTGGTGAAGGTATCGACGACCTCTATCAATTTCTCAATTCATCCATCCTACCTAATTCCAGTATGCACCCCTAAAATTACGATTTTCTTACAAAACAAGAGTGTTCTCTATGACATTTTTGGACATTCTGCTCCAAAACTTCTCTGCTCAACTCGTCTTAGTCTTTCTATGCCTTCTTCTATTTCTACTTGTGAATGCATTAGTTGTTTAAAAGCAAAAATGTCTAAATTATCTTTTCCTCGATCATTttctacttgaacttgttcacaGCGACGTATAGGGACCATCTTCTATCATTTCATCTAATGAATATCGCTATTATGTTAGTTTTATTGATAATTTTCCTCTTGCTTACAAATTTGACGTCAATGCCATTATATGTAAATTTATGTCATTTTTGGAAAATCTTCTTTCTTAAAACTCAAAAAAGTTCGTTCAGAGTTTGGTGGTGAGTTTTGTAATTCTTCTCTGCATTGCATTTCTTTTTTGACTCCGAaggatttttttcataaaaatcatgtCCCTATATATCTTAACCCATCATATAGTTGAAGTTGAGATGTCTTTACTTTTTCACTCTTCTATTCCCCTAGGATTTTAGCCAATGTCTTTTCAACTGCAGTTTTTATAATAAATCGAATGTGTTTATCTCTCAATATGCTCTCCCTTGAAAAACCTTTTTGTTTACACTCCTGATTTTCATCATAAAACCATGGCCAACAATGGCTAATTTCACGTGCAAAATTTTATATGTAATAACTCGAGTTTAGGAGaggtacatgaatgaattaaTATCACATCCAAATGAGAAGATCCCATGGTTAAcgaaggcttaaaagaattaaaaattacaATCTATACTAACAAGGTGCACTTTTCTTTTCGGTgtctcaatcataagaactctaaAGTTAAGTGTACTTAACTTGAAGCAATTCTTTGTTGGGTGGTTGATAACGAGCAtaaatgtacgttattacagtgcaaagatataaaataatgaaaggttgcgacggtaaaaatatataaaattgtgtccaaaagcatttaGTTTAGAATATTGCGATTGTAAGGCTATGCAATCGTATGCGTTCGCGAAGaactgctcaagaaggtggctgcataGAGTTGACGCATCATGGTGAAAgtttaataaatcacgatgggacagaaagctgatgatagttgaatccgaatttagttgacaagctgttaacgacacactgtagcaagtacattcaatttttcgatgacaattattcggtgcatcagacagacttcaccctgaagctctataaatctCAAAGGTCACTttcgttaaaggagttcagTTCGATTCTATTCCAGCTGAGCCAtatagagagttcaccatacagaagatagttagcctttgttcatagttttcttacacttagaAGGAAGGggcgagagaagagagaagacgctGGAAGATcgttcctggtcagctcgagagagtacTGACAAGCGTTGAGAACGGAGAGAGGGTCGAATCTcacgaaagcaagaatattctttcagcagagtagagaaaaacaatgTAAAAACTTTGAGAagtaagaaattgctaccaggtgCCCTATCTTTATTCCCTATTGTCGTTCTGTATCTTGATTTCACTTATAGAATGGAACCTACatttctatatctgttcactctcttcacattacgcatgagtaattaaacttctgaatgggttgagaaacacttagctagcatgatctaagatcttcattttacacgatcatcttatcttatatatgcatccatcaccctttagagctactcgagagagagtctaaagaaagaacctagatttaagagagttaggttagaatctagacttgagaaagcaagattagattcACATAAGAGATAATGGCtaagagataagttctgtttgctaacatgcatcgcatgcaccctataaataggttatggtagtatgcagTCGTCTTGTGTATATGtctgtcattcatcatcgcatagacaagagtagaggcttagacataagtcctatagacatcattgcatacatcacatgcgtcctaaaactaggagctataacatttgcattgagagattaCTTGTTGTAtatatgtagcatgatcgcataacattaacgcaatcttagaaagtgttagctaaatcccttctcaacccattcccttgcatactcattgtactttcGTTGTTATTGacttttttctcaatttcacCGCATagaatttatacattaaacaaacataccaaccaacacattgttttatttgtcatcgCAAAGTTATCAGAAAtcaccatcgcatactgtttccATAGTCTCTGTGTTTGATCTTGGGCTTACCAAGCAActtagtagggtttatacttggatcttgctaagaaaacttgcatacACAACACATACACCACCATTGCAATTTATACCACTATTCCATCGAATTAaccacgcatcaagtttttggcaccgttgtcggggaactatggcaatacattgtgctaacggtaacttttttattttctttgcagacttTCAATCTCTGTGCACTGCCTATCCttaggtaagggaagaagcgggcatcgtatgagcgaaggacaaaATCCTCAGCCCAACTACGAcccaaagattgagagaactttccgaagaagaagaagaaacaaccgTCAGTGACAATAAGAGAAACATCCCAATATGGCAGAGCAACCAGAAGATAGAGCATCAAATGTAAATAATATCATGGGGAATCCCATCCTCTTGGCGAACGACTGCAATAGGCCCATCCAGGACTATGTGTCGcccaacctttatgatttctcgccaggaatcatgaggccagccttAGACGGATTCgagattcgagatgaaacctgtgatgctacagatgattcAAACTATCGAAATGTTTGATggtaggcgtggcgaggatccgcatgcCCATCTCCGGAGTTTTATTGAGATCTGCTATacgtttgtgttcccaaacatctccacTGAGGAGGTTCGATTAACACTAtttccattttcgttgtgtgaccagGTACGGAAAttggcttattctctcgaaccaggggagattacatcatggAAATAGGTAGTGGAGAAGTTCATGAACAAGTACTTCCCCCCGATGGAGAACGCCAGAAGATGGAATTTGATCACTAATTTTAAATAggatattgacgaatcgctcagtgacacCTGGGCAAAGTTTAAAAGGTTAGTAAGAGATTGCCtgcataatggcttaccagattgtTTACAGATAGAAATTTTCTATCATGATTTGAACCCTGCATCACAGACTgatgccaatgcggcagcaactggaggtctgcttgacaaaacatacGATGAAGCTAATAacatacttgatcgcatttcgaaAAATCACGAAGACTAGAAAGAAAACAATCAAAGACTGAGAACTA
This DNA window, taken from Benincasa hispida cultivar B227 chromosome 6, ASM972705v1, whole genome shotgun sequence, encodes the following:
- the LOC120079854 gene encoding F-box/LRR-repeat protein At3g26922-like, whose protein sequence is MMMEDRISLLPDVLLHHILSTLNTKCVVQTCVLSKRWKTLWTHIPTLNFDYNSYSSSLSSFKDNDDEAKEKSFKYFIFRVLSKHCTTNIHKLTYTTSQNEDELVLVEFLICYAGSRNVQQLCINTYDTIGIYDWNYCFSVCSSLIGLKMVCAFVHDWGVLAIPSLKILEIECDWYERDKEANYKGITMFPGCPNLESLVLVDYLFESSTISAPKLKNLKLCASPRMELTFPEVELFTPTLETVNFINVLPIVKSDSEFSCIHKVDIQLKDSIFERVGSQTQKLKSNFRELLSVFHNARSFTLPLKATLVISLYDELFFHNMSHLRLKTKESGLLLEHLLKAPKLKTFVVLNEDKEDIKNCMG